A window from Oscillospiraceae bacterium encodes these proteins:
- a CDS encoding exodeoxyribonuclease V subunit gamma, whose product MLKFIVGPAMSGKTWEIQKQAAERAKQGEKVLFIVPEQFVFSSEQMLLKAGGEGFMRTAEVTSLSKLAHKLGADGCKMADAAAKQALMSLAVSQVSDELTIYKKQSARADFISMALASIHRLKRAGLDETKLHDLFLRAKSPFLKQKLSDLALLSGAYNAVMGDKYFDPDDDMKRLAQILETDNPYKNAYIFFDAFKDFTGVEYDVLRPLIRDAKAAIYTFASDRESFLKCDGCVLFSTVDRTALKLIELSGEPSYEIQYLDNTHFGNQFLPALERAFRTGGTVDVPYDGSFTVRCCSGPVEEADLVARELENRVRSGKIRYCDAVIIARDCKPLQGILDRALAKYNIPFFWDNRKPLSASPIFRFLRSALEVACGDGAKLLGCLKSGFFDLDPQAVCKLENYATENGKRTLSEFRSPWPDPEIDRIRASAMKRLDALAVGIEKADALGFAAAIYEFLQNSGVRKRFDELAELEKIPRLEAIMTDPRRAYNTLMTLLDSFVAALSQNEALPKLSKRRYCDILTLMADAMTIGEIPAHIDCLQVGDADLIRPAYAKAVFLIGANSGVFPADPSEFQPFSAAESRELADLGADLADEPERQVSDEDYLVYSALFCARESIYVSYNLTNLSGTERLQPSPFVRRLLEIAPEAAKTPEPDFAERVFNPEQAALLLTEADPVKRASLEAALRQAGYGSTVDAIKVSAEYGKNQRAQNASALLFGKKMQLSPSQVESFSKCRFAYFCNYGLGARPIRQKKLDAIQWGTAVHYVIQHLFEQYPQGVTALPDEILKTEIERLLDESMKQLLPPDFAPNGEVKFFLKKLKSGLLNDARRISQHLDNSKFAVVGCEIEIGPDKEIPPLDYIYDDTTVKLHGKIDRVDRYDTPDGKSYLSAIDYKTGTVDFKVSNLTEGSQIQLAYYLKALCADGSKYSGCIPAAFFYFPLNVKQSAADSEQKADDTSNKFIPLQGFARDNEALAALGGTEFCKSVKANGMDMESAFDTVDGLVMGMAQKLSDGDFAAVPLDARKCPYCDYYRLCYRQEGTENGEEGDDDE is encoded by the coding sequence ATGCTCAAATTCATCGTCGGCCCCGCGATGTCGGGCAAGACATGGGAAATACAAAAACAAGCTGCCGAACGCGCCAAACAGGGCGAAAAGGTGCTGTTTATCGTGCCCGAGCAGTTCGTCTTCTCCAGCGAACAGATGCTGTTAAAAGCGGGCGGGGAAGGGTTTATGCGCACCGCCGAGGTAACGTCGCTTTCTAAATTGGCGCACAAACTCGGTGCCGACGGCTGCAAAATGGCCGACGCCGCCGCCAAGCAGGCGCTGATGTCGCTTGCGGTTTCGCAGGTCTCGGACGAGTTGACGATCTATAAAAAGCAATCTGCCCGCGCTGATTTTATCTCGATGGCGCTCGCTTCAATTCACCGCTTGAAACGCGCCGGGCTCGACGAAACCAAACTGCACGACTTGTTTTTACGCGCCAAAAGCCCCTTTTTAAAACAAAAACTCTCCGATCTCGCGCTGCTCTCGGGCGCATATAACGCCGTGATGGGCGATAAATACTTCGACCCCGACGACGATATGAAGCGGCTGGCGCAGATTCTCGAGACCGATAATCCTTATAAAAACGCTTACATATTCTTTGACGCTTTCAAAGACTTCACCGGCGTGGAGTACGATGTTTTGCGCCCCTTAATCCGAGACGCAAAAGCGGCGATATATACCTTTGCCTCCGACCGGGAGAGCTTTTTAAAATGCGACGGCTGCGTACTTTTTTCCACTGTCGACCGCACCGCCTTAAAGCTCATCGAGCTCTCCGGCGAACCCTCCTATGAGATCCAATATCTTGACAATACCCATTTTGGCAATCAATTTCTTCCCGCTCTGGAACGAGCTTTCCGCACCGGGGGAACCGTTGATGTCCCTTACGACGGCAGCTTCACTGTCCGATGCTGCTCCGGCCCGGTCGAGGAAGCCGACCTTGTCGCCCGAGAACTCGAAAACCGCGTCAGAAGCGGCAAAATCCGCTATTGCGACGCGGTGATCATCGCCCGCGACTGCAAACCGCTGCAGGGGATTCTTGACCGCGCGCTTGCCAAATACAACATCCCGTTTTTTTGGGACAACCGCAAGCCGCTCTCAGCCTCGCCGATCTTCCGTTTTCTGCGCAGCGCGCTCGAAGTTGCCTGCGGAGATGGCGCAAAGCTGCTCGGTTGTCTCAAATCCGGCTTTTTCGACCTCGACCCGCAAGCCGTCTGCAAACTTGAAAACTACGCCACGGAAAACGGCAAGCGGACGCTCTCGGAATTTCGCAGCCCCTGGCCCGACCCCGAAATTGATCGAATCCGCGCCTCCGCCATGAAACGGCTTGATGCGCTCGCTGTCGGCATTGAAAAGGCAGACGCGCTCGGTTTTGCCGCGGCGATCTATGAATTTTTACAAAACAGCGGCGTGCGCAAACGCTTTGACGAGCTCGCCGAACTCGAGAAAATCCCGCGTCTCGAGGCCATCATGACCGATCCCCGGCGCGCTTACAATACCCTGATGACACTGCTCGACAGCTTTGTCGCCGCGCTCTCTCAAAACGAGGCGCTGCCCAAGCTGAGTAAGCGCCGCTATTGCGATATTTTGACGCTGATGGCCGACGCGATGACCATCGGCGAAATCCCCGCGCACATCGACTGCCTGCAAGTCGGCGATGCTGATTTGATCCGCCCGGCATACGCCAAAGCCGTGTTTTTGATCGGCGCAAACAGCGGCGTCTTTCCCGCCGACCCCTCGGAGTTTCAGCCGTTTTCCGCAGCCGAGAGCCGCGAACTCGCCGATCTCGGCGCCGATCTTGCCGACGAACCCGAACGTCAGGTCTCGGATGAAGATTATCTGGTTTACAGCGCGCTGTTTTGCGCCCGCGAGTCGATTTACGTAAGTTATAATTTAACGAACCTCAGCGGCACCGAGCGGCTGCAGCCCTCCCCTTTTGTGCGCCGTCTGCTCGAAATCGCTCCCGAGGCCGCAAAAACCCCGGAGCCCGATTTCGCGGAGCGGGTTTTTAACCCCGAACAAGCCGCTCTGCTATTAACCGAAGCCGACCCCGTTAAACGCGCTTCTCTGGAAGCGGCGCTCCGGCAAGCCGGTTACGGTTCGACGGTCGACGCTATAAAAGTCAGCGCCGAATACGGCAAAAATCAACGCGCTCAAAACGCCTCCGCATTGTTATTCGGTAAAAAAATGCAGCTCTCCCCGTCGCAAGTCGAGAGTTTTTCCAAATGCCGCTTCGCTTATTTTTGCAATTACGGCCTCGGAGCAAGACCCATCCGGCAAAAAAAGCTCGATGCCATCCAGTGGGGTACCGCCGTCCACTATGTAATTCAGCACCTGTTTGAACAATACCCGCAGGGCGTCACCGCTCTGCCCGACGAGATCTTGAAAACCGAGATCGAGCGCCTTTTGGACGAGTCAATGAAACAGCTCCTGCCGCCCGATTTTGCCCCGAACGGCGAGGTAAAATTCTTTCTCAAAAAGCTCAAATCCGGCTTGCTCAATGACGCGCGCCGCATCTCGCAGCACCTTGACAACAGCAAATTTGCCGTCGTCGGCTGCGAAATCGAGATTGGTCCCGATAAAGAGATTCCGCCCTTGGATTATATATACGACGACACAACCGTAAAACTGCACGGCAAAATCGATCGGGTCGACCGCTACGACACTCCCGATGGGAAATCGTATCTGAGCGCGATTGATTATAAGACCGGAACAGTCGATTTCAAGGTGAGTAATCTGACCGAAGGCAGCCAAATACAATTGGCCTATTATCTCAAGGCCCTTTGCGCCGACGGCAGCAAATACAGCGGCTGCATTCCCGCTGCCTTTTTCTACTTTCCCTTAAACGTCAAACAATCCGCCGCTGATTCCGAACAGAAAGCGGACGATACCTCAAACAAATTCATTCCCCTGCAGGGCTTTGCGCGCGACAACGAGGCGCTTGCAGCTCTCGGAGGAACGGAATTTTGCAAGAGCGTTAAAGCCAACGGCATGGATATGGAGAGCGCTTTCGATACAGTTGACGGTTTGGTCATGGGCATGGCACAAAAACTCTCCGACGGCGATTTTGCCGCCGTGCCTTTAGATGCCCGTAAATGCCCTTACTGCGATTATTACCGGCTGTGTTACCGTCAAGAGGGTACCGAAAACGGAGAGGAGGGCGACGACGATGAGTGA